The Streptomyces durmitorensis genome contains the following window.
AAGTTCACGTACGGGCAGCCCGCCCGCAGCGCCGCTGCCGCGTAGAGCGAGCTTGCGGGCAGCCTCCCCGCGCCCTCCTCCGGCAGCGGTTCCGTCGACGCCACGTTCACGACCACCGCACGGGCAAGTCCCCGGCGACGTACGAAATCGCGGAGGTCTGCGGCGAAGGACGCGATCAGTTCCTCGTCCGTCCTGCCGTCGGAGTCCCCGCGGCGCGGCCCGCCCGCGCGGATCTCCGCGTCCGCGGCGGCCAGTTCGGCGGCCACCGCGGACGGCACGCCGTGCGGGAGCACACCCCCGGCGGCCAGCTGCTCCGCCCGCTTGGGCAGCGGGCACTCCATCACGTCGTGGCCGCCGAAGACCAGCGAAGACAACGTTGGCAGACCGCTGTCGGCGAACGGCCCGGTCTCCGTGACCATGCCGGTCGGCGGGTGCAGGCCGGCCGTCACGGCCGCGCACCCCGCGACCGCCGTCGTGGCGACCGAACCACGCGCTCCGATCAACCACACCCCGGTCGGCCCGCCACCCGAAGAACCAGATGAGCCAGAAGAACCAGAAGAAGGGGAATGGGACACGGCTGCCTCCTGTCGTACACGCGGCGATCGCGCTGGGGAAGAAAGACGGGGAAGGACGGGGAAGAGAGACGGCTGACGGAAGTAAAGACGGCGGGCGGAGGTCCGGCGTCCTCCGCCCGCCGCCGTCTAGCGGCCCACGCCGGACGCGGCGTCGGCCGGCAGGTCCTTCACCCGGATGTCACGGAAGGAGACCTGGTCGTCGGCACCGTGGTTCTGGATGCCGATGTGACCGTCCTTCAGGCTCCTCGCGGGATCCGTGTTGGTGAAGTCGTTGATCTTCACTCCGTTGAGAAAGATCCGAAGGCGTTCGCCCTCGACCCGGAGCTCGTAGGTGTTCCACTCCCCCGGCGGATTCAGCGCCTTGTCGCGCTGCTTCAGGTCGGCGGACTTGAAGCCGTAGACGGAACCGGTGGTCTTCTCCGGAACGTCCGTGGCGTCGATCTGGATCTCATAGCCGTTGTTCACAGCCGACCAGGGGTCGTCGGAGGCCGGGAAGCCCACGAAGATCCCCGAGTTGTCGTCGCCGTCCATGCGCCAGTCCAGCTTGAGGGAGTAGGAGCCGAGCTCCTTCGCCCCGTACCAGAGCATGCCCATGCCGCCGACGGTCTTCAGGGTCCCGTCCTGCTCGTTCAGTTCGAACGAACCGGGGCCCGCCTGCTTCCAGGCCTCAAGCGACTTGGTCGTGCCGTCGAAGACGGGGGTGTACCCCTTCTCCGGACGGCAGTCGGCTTGCGCCGCGCCCGTCGCCCAGCGGATCCCGCCGAGCAGATGCGTGCGGTACGCGGCATCGGCGAACGACTCCTTGGTGTGGCCGCTGCCCGTGTAGAAGGAGCGGCCGCCCTGATAGTCCTGGCACCAGGCGATGGGATGGTCGCCGGACATCGAGCCGCCCGAGTAGGACGACTCGTCGAGCGAGGCCAGGACATGGGCGCGGTCCCGGGGATTGGAGCGGTAGTTGTACCACTCGTCGGTCCGGTCCCAGATCCCCGGCAGATGCGCCGTGGACGGGTGCCCGTGGTCCTCGACCCGCACCTTCGCGGGCTGGATCGCGGGGTGCGACTGGAAGTACGCGCCCGCGAGCCCGCCGTAGAAGGGCCAGTCGTACTCGGTGTCGGCGGCGGCGTGCACGCCCACGTACCCGCCGCCCTTCTTGATGTAGCCCTCGAAGGCCCTCTGCTGGGCGGCGTTGAGGACGTCGCCCGTCGTCGAGAGCCAGACCACGGCGTCGTAGCGCGCGAGGTTCTTGGCCGTGAAGGCCCCGGCGTCCTCGGTCGCGTCGACGGCGAAGCCGTTCGCCGTGCCGAGCTCCTTGATGGCCGCGATGCCCTCAGGGATGGAGTCGTGGCGGAAGCCCGCGGTCTTCGAGAAGACCAGGACCTTCTCACCCTCCTGCTTGCCCTCCGGCTTCGATGCCGCGGGGCCCGACACACAGCCGATGAGCAGAGCGGCGGCGGCGCTCGCGGTGGCGATCCGTGCGGATGCGCGCATGGTGACCCCTTCCTCAGCTCGTGGTGAAGGTGAGGTCGTCGACGTCGTACAGGGCTCCGGTGCCCGTGCCCTTGAAGACCAGGAAGAGCGTCGTCGTCGACCTCGGTGCCTTGCTGATGGCGGTGCTCACGTCGGTGTAGGTCTCCCACCCACCGGTCGGTGCGACCTTGGCCTTGCCCAGGAGCCTGCCGGTGGCCGAGCCGCTGCGGACCTCGAGCGTGCCGCCCGCTCCGGCCGACGCGACGCGCGCGGTCAGCTTGGTGGCGTTGCCGAGGATGTAGGGCTTGAAGGAGATCCA
Protein-coding sequences here:
- a CDS encoding ThuA domain-containing protein, encoding MRASARIATASAAAALLIGCVSGPAASKPEGKQEGEKVLVFSKTAGFRHDSIPEGIAAIKELGTANGFAVDATEDAGAFTAKNLARYDAVVWLSTTGDVLNAAQQRAFEGYIKKGGGYVGVHAAADTEYDWPFYGGLAGAYFQSHPAIQPAKVRVEDHGHPSTAHLPGIWDRTDEWYNYRSNPRDRAHVLASLDESSYSGGSMSGDHPIAWCQDYQGGRSFYTGSGHTKESFADAAYRTHLLGGIRWATGAAQADCRPEKGYTPVFDGTTKSLEAWKQAGPGSFELNEQDGTLKTVGGMGMLWYGAKELGSYSLKLDWRMDGDDNSGIFVGFPASDDPWSAVNNGYEIQIDATDVPEKTTGSVYGFKSADLKQRDKALNPPGEWNTYELRVEGERLRIFLNGVKINDFTNTDPARSLKDGHIGIQNHGADDQVSFRDIRVKDLPADAASGVGR